One genomic region from Trueperaceae bacterium encodes:
- a CDS encoding EAL domain-containing protein gives MSKNSTSPDPGRERASPQDPRVADARAGGAEPAMLEAIRRLFEGESYCISDLATVGHPVVHASDKLVELTGYSFEEFQGRSLGFLMRNDTDQDGGRMPDAATAEEPFTSVVRIYRADGSLLWTEQRHYPVHGDDGAAHVLTLFRDVTSEAHAGGAQAMQLELSGSLEGDGRFFTYALLLHDDGRNEVVWASDAWHQLTGYAVEHLRSQGLRRFIHAEDRAQLDERLQGLREQERRSDQYRLVTYGGKVMWVEDFASRRWRSDEAGITAVYGMVKDITNARRETANLWRLAHIDPLTGLPNAHLLEDRVQQAQLHARRNGTGIALAILDLDNFRFVNQTFSQRHGDRLIMEVSRRLRRTLRRTDTLARLGGDSFALLLGDLPTQRSVLPALEKVLAAVREPYADGSLVLQLAASVGVDVLHDGARAASHMLERATAALVRAKETNRGGFRFYDDEVDLAMRSRIATERELKRAIAEDQLVLHYQPRVQLDDGSINSVEALVRWVHPVRGLLKPADFVPLVEESQLGPRLFEWVVERACRQAKRWQSQRTPRRVAVNVSPSALAHCNLAGVVQSVLSRYDLHPGLLELEISERTAHDTLATGSPKLEEVRAMGVQVALDDFGVAHSSLTQLRSLPLDGLKIDRSFVAKIDSRTTNQDVDLLRAIIALGKSLRLRVTAEGIETKEQNTLLRSLHCDDGQGFLFSQPVPPEYVIATA, from the coding sequence ATGTCCAAGAACAGCACGAGCCCGGATCCTGGGAGGGAACGCGCCTCGCCGCAGGACCCTCGGGTAGCCGACGCGCGAGCCGGTGGAGCAGAACCCGCCATGCTCGAGGCGATCAGGCGCCTGTTCGAGGGGGAGAGCTACTGCATCTCCGACCTCGCGACCGTCGGTCACCCCGTGGTGCACGCCTCCGACAAGCTGGTCGAGCTGACGGGTTACTCCTTCGAGGAGTTCCAAGGCCGCAGCCTCGGGTTCCTCATGCGCAACGATACTGACCAGGACGGTGGGCGCATGCCGGACGCCGCCACCGCCGAGGAGCCCTTCACGTCGGTCGTGCGCATCTACCGGGCGGACGGCAGCCTGCTCTGGACCGAGCAGCGCCACTACCCCGTCCACGGCGACGACGGCGCCGCCCACGTCCTGACGCTATTCCGCGACGTCACGTCGGAAGCACACGCCGGCGGCGCGCAGGCGATGCAGCTGGAGCTCTCCGGCTCGCTCGAGGGCGACGGTCGCTTCTTCACCTACGCGCTCCTGCTGCACGACGACGGCCGCAACGAGGTCGTATGGGCGTCTGACGCTTGGCACCAGCTGACCGGCTACGCCGTCGAGCACCTCAGGTCGCAGGGCCTCAGGCGCTTCATCCATGCCGAGGACAGGGCGCAGCTCGACGAGCGCCTGCAGGGCCTGCGCGAGCAGGAGCGGCGCTCTGACCAGTACCGCCTCGTCACTTACGGCGGGAAGGTCATGTGGGTCGAGGACTTCGCCTCCCGCCGCTGGCGCAGCGACGAGGCCGGCATCACCGCCGTCTACGGCATGGTGAAGGACATCACCAACGCGCGGCGCGAGACGGCCAACCTGTGGCGCCTCGCGCACATCGACCCGCTCACCGGGCTGCCGAACGCCCACCTCCTCGAGGACCGCGTCCAGCAGGCGCAGTTGCACGCTCGCCGCAACGGCACCGGGATCGCCCTCGCCATCCTCGACCTCGACAACTTCCGCTTCGTGAACCAGACGTTCAGCCAGCGGCATGGCGACCGGCTCATCATGGAGGTGAGCAGGCGCCTGAGGCGCACCTTGCGGCGGACCGACACGCTCGCCCGACTGGGCGGCGACTCCTTCGCCCTCCTGCTCGGCGACCTGCCGACGCAGCGCTCCGTGCTGCCCGCGCTCGAGAAGGTCCTGGCCGCCGTGCGCGAGCCGTACGCCGACGGGAGCCTCGTGCTGCAACTGGCGGCTAGCGTCGGCGTCGACGTCCTGCACGACGGCGCCCGCGCCGCCAGCCACATGCTCGAGCGCGCCACGGCCGCGCTCGTGCGGGCCAAGGAGACGAACCGCGGCGGCTTCCGCTTCTACGACGACGAGGTCGACCTCGCCATGCGCTCACGCATCGCCACCGAGCGTGAGCTCAAGCGCGCCATCGCCGAGGACCAGCTCGTCTTGCACTACCAACCGCGCGTGCAGCTCGACGACGGCAGCATCAACTCGGTCGAGGCGCTCGTGCGCTGGGTGCACCCCGTGCGCGGCCTGCTCAAGCCGGCGGATTTCGTGCCGCTCGTCGAGGAGTCGCAGTTGGGGCCGCGGCTCTTCGAGTGGGTGGTCGAGCGCGCCTGCCGCCAGGCGAAACGGTGGCAGAGCCAACGCACGCCGCGGCGCGTAGCCGTCAACGTGAGCCCGTCCGCCCTCGCGCACTGCAACCTCGCGGGCGTCGTCCAGTCCGTGCTCTCGCGCTACGACCTGCACCCCGGCCTGCTCGAGCTGGAGATCAGCGAGCGGACGGCCCACGACACCCTGGCCACGGGCTCCCCGAAGCTGGAGGAGGTGCGCGCCATGGGCGTGCAGGTGGCGCTCGACGACTTCGGCGTCGCCCACTCCTCGCTGACGCAGCTCCGTTCGCTCCCGCTCGACGGGCTCAAGATCGACCGCTCGTTCGTCGCCAAGATCGACTCGCGCACGACGAACCAGGACGTGGACCTGCTGCGCGCCATCATCGCCCTCGGCAAGAGCCTGCGCCTGCGGGTGACCGCGGAGGGGATCGAGACGAAGGAGCAGAACACGCTCCTACGCTCGTTGCACTGCGACGACGGTCAGGGCTTCCTCTTCAGCCAGCCCGTGCCGCCCGAGTACGTGATCGCGACGGCGTGA